A region from the Arachis ipaensis cultivar K30076 chromosome B01, Araip1.1, whole genome shotgun sequence genome encodes:
- the LOC107630478 gene encoding protein HAIKU1, with translation MDNNKNRHHGGDGNLGVNKMGKNIRKSPLHQPNFGNNGTSAAAAAVAVGARPHQPQPQVYNISKNDFRDVVQQLTGSPSLNNATPPRPQQNSPKPQSMRLQKIRPPPLTPISRPPLRPPMPAQAPAAAPAGPAMVPYNNNNNALHRPGQFGQPALNPPLHHPGDMWANTAESPISAYMRYLQNSMMDPGSRGSRGNQMQPQSQPHGNAQHQFQQHPHQPPPGQGNVQPPNPPSSALLPNPHMPPMMPSSRFNGPHPPMNGTNPLVPSIPSPQPNGPPVLPSPTSQFLLPSPTGYMSFLSPRSPYPLLSPGVQFPTPLTPNFPFSPFGQSGLFGPGPQTPVSPGLFPISPSGFFQMASPRWRDQ, from the coding sequence ATGGATAACAACAAAAATAGGCATCATGGTGGTGATGGCAATTTGGGTGTGAACAAAATGGGGAAGAATATAAGGAAGAGCCCTTTGCATCAGCCCAATTTTGGTAACAATGGGACTTCTGCCGCCGCGGCCGCGGTTGCTGTGGGTGCTAGACCTCACCAGCCTCAGCCTCAGGTTTACAACATTAGCAAGAATGACTTCAGAGATGTTGTTCAGCAGCTTACTGGCTCACCCTCACTGAACAATGCTACTCCGCCGAGGCCTCAGCAGAATTCGCCGAAGCCACAGAGTATGCGGCTGCAGAAGATTAGGCCTCCCCCTTTGACGCCGATAAGTAGGCCTCCTTTGAGGCCACCAATGCCTGCGCAGGCCCCGGCCGCAGCCCCTGCCGGCCCTGCAATGGTtccttataataataataacaatgcttTGCATAGGCCTGGTCAATTTGGACAGCCTGCACTGAATCCTCCTTTGCATCATCCAGGGGACATGTGGGCTAATACGGCGGAGTCGCCTATCTCGGCTTACATGAGATACCTGCAAAATTCAATGATGGATCCTGGGTCAAGGGGGTCAAGGGGTAACCAAATGCAGCCTCAGTCTCAGCCTCATGGGAATGCTCAGCATCAGTTTCAGCAGCATCCTCATCAACCACCACCTGGTCAGGGGAATGTGCAGCCTCCGAATCCACCTTCATCCGCTTTGCTTCCTAATCCTCATATGCCTCCTATGATGCCCTCATCAAGATTCAATGGTCCACATCCTCCAATGAATGGAACTAACCCGCTTGTGCCGAGTATTCCTTCTCCACAACCAAATGGCCCTCCCGTTTTACCTTCTCCGACATCTCAATTCTTGTTACCCTCACCAACCGGTTACATGAGTTTCTTGTCCCCTCGTTCTCCTTATCCGCTGCTGTCACCCGGAGTTCAATTTCCAACTCCTTTAACACCCAATTTCCCTTTCTCACCCTTTGGACAGTCGGGGCTTTTCGGCCCTGGCCCTCAAACTCCAGTTTCTCCAGGCCTATTTCCGATATCCCCTTCAGGCTTCTTTCAGATGGCAAGTCCTAGGTGGAGAGATCAATAA
- the LOC107643935 gene encoding uncharacterized protein LOC107643935: MSLSCLTCGQILQRVNSERDDYYLPENNASFRKPSRQVERTWSGNISPPQKLGGAMAKIKAEHRRANSASDAGPRLVRSSGMRRDWNFEDLNDQQQEKRIRIY; this comes from the coding sequence ATGAGTCTTAGTTGCCTAACATGTGGTCAAATTCTTCAAAGGGTTAATTCTGAGAGAGATGATTATTATCTTCCTGAAAACAATGCTTCTTTTAGAAAACCATCTAGACAGGTTGAAAGAACTTGGTCCGGGAACATATCTCCACCACAAAAACTCGGCGGCGCCATGGCCAAGATCAAAGCGGAACATCGTCGCGCCAATAGCGCGAGCGACGCCGGGCCGAGGTTGGTGAGGAGCAGTGGAATGAGAAGAGATTGGAACTTTGAGGATTTAAACGATCAACAACAAGAGAAGCGAATTAGAATATATTGA